From one Acidobacteriota bacterium genomic stretch:
- a CDS encoding sensor histidine kinase produces MPVVIPDGMTSGTGRRPIAPLHWVPSDMPDAPTSLTTLRIAGLLGWGAAGLPLIRLLVGPPAEGSATLLLLGSAVLLAFGAAFFAATAGRGARHSRGASVALLAVQTAAALLFVFLVDSAVAGILLVVVTAQLPFCLSPRAALLWCAGQNVVYAVILVAKSGALNGGAVLAAFLAFQLFAFYTVSIAEREARQRSDLTRLNAELVAAQKLLQESSRAAERLRISRDLHDALGHHLAALSLQLEVAGQVAEGKAREPVEKARSVARILLADVRTVVGRFREDDRVNLGDALQLLASDIPRPRIHLDLPEEGLAADPAATTTLLRSVQEIVTNAVKHSGAENLWIAVTRTPEGLEVLARDDGAGASRIEGGRGLAGLAERISEAHGSFDVETSPGRGFRVAIRIPCGPGGGS; encoded by the coding sequence GTGCCGGTCGTCATCCCGGACGGCATGACTTCCGGCACGGGACGCCGGCCGATCGCGCCGCTACACTGGGTCCCGAGCGACATGCCCGACGCTCCGACTTCTCTCACGACTCTCCGGATCGCCGGCCTCCTCGGCTGGGGCGCAGCTGGCCTTCCACTGATCCGCCTCCTCGTCGGCCCGCCCGCGGAGGGCTCGGCCACGCTCCTCCTCCTCGGCTCGGCGGTTCTTCTCGCATTCGGCGCCGCGTTCTTCGCGGCGACGGCCGGCCGCGGAGCGCGCCACAGCCGGGGAGCGAGCGTCGCGCTGCTCGCCGTCCAGACCGCGGCCGCGCTTCTCTTCGTCTTCCTCGTCGACTCGGCAGTGGCCGGAATCCTTCTCGTCGTCGTAACGGCTCAGCTGCCGTTCTGCCTCTCGCCGCGCGCCGCGTTGCTGTGGTGCGCGGGTCAGAACGTCGTCTATGCCGTCATCCTCGTGGCGAAGTCCGGGGCCCTGAACGGCGGGGCCGTGCTCGCGGCGTTCCTGGCCTTCCAGTTGTTCGCGTTCTACACGGTGTCGATCGCAGAGCGTGAGGCCCGACAGCGAAGCGACCTCACCCGGCTCAACGCGGAGCTCGTGGCGGCCCAGAAGCTCCTTCAGGAGAGCAGCCGCGCTGCCGAACGGCTTCGAATCTCGCGGGACCTCCACGACGCGCTCGGCCATCACCTCGCCGCCCTGAGTCTTCAACTCGAGGTCGCCGGGCAGGTCGCGGAAGGCAAGGCGCGAGAACCCGTCGAGAAGGCGCGGTCGGTCGCGCGGATCCTTCTGGCAGACGTGCGAACGGTCGTCGGCCGGTTCCGCGAGGACGACCGCGTGAACCTCGGAGACGCGCTCCAACTCCTCGCCTCCGACATCCCGCGGCCGCGAATCCACCTCGATCTCCCCGAGGAGGGGCTTGCCGCAGACCCCGCCGCCACGACGACGCTCCTGCGCTCGGTTCAGGAGATCGTCACGAACGCCGTGAAGCACTCCGGCGCCGAGAACCTCTGGATCGCCGTCACCCGCACCCCGGAGGGACTGGAGGTTCTCGCGCGAGACGACGGCGCCGGCGCCAGCCGGATCGAGGGTGGCCGCGGCCTCGCCGGGCTCGCGGAGCGTATTTCCGAGGCGCACGGTTCCTTTGACGTCGAGACGTCTCCCGGTCGGGGATTCCGGGTCGCGATCCGCATCCCGTGCGGTCCGGGAGGCGGCTCATGA